A region from the Lolium perenne isolate Kyuss_39 chromosome 4, Kyuss_2.0, whole genome shotgun sequence genome encodes:
- the LOC127293609 gene encoding protein VAPYRIN-like, which yields MDRLVIPEPTNEVVVRVEPGRPASGELTLRNAMHTMPVAFRLQPAVRGRFAVRPHTGILAPLASVTVEVLYLSSVAPEGPGGGGGRGEDAFLLHSVVAPGASVREPVSALDSVNPEWFSARKKQVFVDSGIRASFVGAVVAARLVVAGAVEALREVLDRSDPEWRAADAADESGNTLLDLAVGLGRADIVQVLLEYGADADKPSRGRTPLEIAAASGECLIAELLVANGATPAGSDALHVAAAAGHNDVLKLLLGKPASASPRSSASSASFSGSFTSIDAAGRDGKNPLRLAAEGGRRDAVKTLLAAGARADARCGTDGGTALHAAARRGDEAVARLILAHGAAGTASVRDAKGKTAYEAAAEEGHNGRIMDFLGLGEAILAAARKGEARAVRRAADGGASVEGRDAHGWTPLMRAAFKGRADTVRDLIERGADVEASDAEGYTALHCAAEAGRADVVDILLKSGANARVATAKGRTAAASAAVSGKSKVVRLLEKAGGVGRKGAGEKVVPVVAKGGSMDRKRRVRKGSSGAIRFGGGKEGYEAATVTVGWSH from the coding sequence ATGGATCGGCTGGTGATACCGGAGCCGACGAACGAGGTGGTGGTGCGGGTGGAGCCCGGGAGGCCGGCCAGCGGGGAGCTGACGCTGCGCAACGCGATGCACACCATGCCCGTCGCCTTCAGGCTGCAGCCGGCCGTGAGGGGCCGCTTCGCCGTGCGCCCGCACACCGGGATCCTTGCGCCTCTCGCCTCGGTCACCGTGGAGGTACTGTACCTGTCCTCCGTGGCGCCAGAAGGTCCTGGGGGAGGCGGCGGCCGCGGGGAGGACGCGTTCCTGCTGCACAGCGTGGTGGCGCCCGGCGCCTCGGTGAGGGAGCCCGTGTCGGCGCTGGACTCCGTGAACCCGGAGTGGTTCTCCGCCAGGAAGAAGCAGGTGTTCGTGGACAGCGGCATCAGGGCGTCCTTCGTGGGCGCCGTGGTGGCCGCGCGGCTGGTCGTGGCAGGCGCCGTGGAGGCGCTCAGGGAGGTGCTCGACCGCAGCGACCCCGAGTGGCGCGCCGCGGACGCCGCCGACGAGTCCGGGAACACGCTTCTTGACCTTGCCGTCGGCCTCGGACGCGCGGATATCGTGCAGGTGCTCCTCGAGTACGGCGCCGACGCCGACAAGCCCAGCCGCGGCCGGACTCCCCTCGAGATCGCAGCCGCGTCTGGCGAGTGCCTTATCGCGGAGCTCCTCGTGGCCAACGGCGCCACGCCCGCCGGCTCCGACGCGCTCCATGTCGCCGCAGCCGCAGGGCACAACGATGTCCTGAAGCTGCTTCTTGGGAAGCCCGCGTCTGCTTCGCCCCGCTCATCcgcctcctctgcttccttctccggCTCTTTCACATCCATCGACGCGGCAGGGAGGGACGGCAAGAACCCTCTGCGGCTGGCGGCGGAGGGCGGACGCCGCGACGCGGTGAAGACGCTCCTCGCGGCGGGCGCGAGGGCCGACGCGAGGTGCGGCACGGACGGTGGCACGGCGCTCCACGCCGCCGCGAGGCGGGGCGACGAGGCCGTCGCGCGGCTCATCCTGGCGCACGGCGCGGCCGGCACGGCGTCGGTGCGCGACGCCAAGGGGAAGACGGCCTACGAGGCCGCCGCCGAGGAGGGCCACAACGGGCGGATCATGGACTTCTTGGGCCTGGGCGAGGCGATCCTGGCCGCCGCTCGGAAAGGTGAGGCCCGGGCCGTCCGCCGCGCCGCTGACGGAGGCGCGTCCGTGGAAGGGCGCGACGCGCACGGGTGGACGCCACTGATGCGCGCCGCGTTCAAAGGGCGGGCGGACACGGTGCGCGACCTCATCGAGCGCGGCGCCGACGTCGAGGCATCCGACGCCGAGGGATACACGGCGCTGCACTGCGCTGCCGAGGCAGGGCGCGCGGACGTGGTGGACATCCTCCTGAAGAGCGGGGCGAACGCCAGGGTCGCGACGGCGAAGGGGAGAACGGCGGCGGCCTCCGCGGCGGTGTCAGGCAAGTCTAAGGTGGTGCGGCTTCTCGAGAAGGCCGGCGGTGTGGGGCGGAAGGGTGCCGGCGAGAAGGTGGTGCCGGTGGTGGCGAAGGGCGGGAGCATGGACAGGAAGCGGAGGGTGAGGAAGGGGAGCAGTGGCGCCATACGGTTCGGTGGCGGGAAGGAAGGGTACGAAGCTGCCACGGTTACGGTGGGGTGGTCGCACTAG
- the LOC127293611 gene encoding uncharacterized protein → MAGIMDKIGDALHIGGGSDEHKKEEHKKEEHKKAEEHKKEGEHKEGMMEKIKDKITGEHGDKSSDDHKEKKDKKKKKEKKHGEGHKDDGHSSSSSDSD, encoded by the coding sequence ATGGCCGGCATCATGGACAAGATCGGCGACGCGCTCCACATCGGCGGCGGCAGCGACGAGCACAAGAAGGAGGAGCACAAGAAGGAGGAGCACAAGAAGGCCGAGGAGCACAAGAAGGAGGGCGAGCACAAGGAGGGCATGATGgagaagatcaaggacaagatcaccgGCGAGCACGGCGACAAGTCGTCCGACGACCACAAggagaagaaggacaagaagaagaagaaggagaagaagcacGGCGAGGGCCACAAGGACGACGgccacagcagcagcagcagcgacaGCGACTGA